The following proteins are encoded in a genomic region of Clostridium kluyveri:
- a CDS encoding HAD family hydrolase, with protein MKYEYILFDLDGTLTDSAIGITNSVIYALKKYDIKVDNRNELNKFVGPPLSDSFESYYGFSQEEAKTAVEYYREYYREKGMFENSVYDGIEYLLKTLKYNNKTLVVATSKPQVFAQQILEKFNIARYFAYIAGSNLDGTRVKKDEVIQYALESCNITNLPKVIMIGDREHDINGAKKVGIDSIGVLYGYGDRDELEKAGADFIVNTISDIEKMLI; from the coding sequence ATGAAATATGAATACATATTATTTGACCTTGATGGTACACTGACGGACTCTGCAATAGGCATAACAAATTCAGTTATATATGCTCTTAAAAAATACGATATAAAGGTAGATAACAGAAATGAATTGAATAAATTTGTTGGACCTCCTTTGAGTGATTCTTTTGAAAGTTATTATGGATTTTCACAAGAAGAAGCTAAAACTGCTGTAGAATACTATCGTGAGTATTATAGAGAAAAGGGCATGTTTGAAAATTCGGTTTATGATGGAATTGAATATTTACTTAAAACATTGAAATACAATAACAAGACACTCGTTGTTGCAACATCTAAACCTCAAGTATTTGCACAACAAATATTAGAGAAGTTTAATATTGCGAGATATTTCGCGTATATTGCTGGAAGTAATCTTGATGGTACAAGGGTTAAAAAAGATGAGGTTATTCAATATGCGTTAGAAAGCTGTAATATTACCAATTTACCAAAAGTAATAATGATAGGGGACAGAGAACATGACATTAATGGTGCAAAAAAGGTAGGAATAGATTCAATTGGTGTTCTGTACGGATATGGTGATAGAGATGAACTCGAGAAAGCAGGTGCAGATTTCATTGTCAATACTATATCAGACATTGAG